One genomic region from Pseudorca crassidens isolate mPseCra1 chromosome 11, mPseCra1.hap1, whole genome shotgun sequence encodes:
- the SCAF11 gene encoding protein SCAF11 isoform X4: MRKKVKREDLLSAKLYDLKMIYRNSKHSEMGGKENAIIKTNKPQRSNPCTNQCFRNFFSNIFSSSSHTGESAFTSTAYCTEFIEVNEISALIRQKRQELELSWFPDTLPGIGRISFIPWNIETEVLPLISSSVLPRTIFPTSTISLENFGTSCKGYALAHTQEGEEKKQTSGTSNTRGSRRKPAATTPTRRSTRNTRAEPVSQSQRSPVSNNSGCDAPDSNNPSVSVSSSGESEKQTRQAPKRKSVRRGRKLPLLKKKLRSSVPPPEKSSSSDSVDEEIVESDIPPVLEKEHQSDVESSNTVQINVENESANGLRSCGEPVEESEEHGETHDTEERVESVYSESGTQAPPVLVGEEEEIQKVENTGIEANMLCLESEISKNTSEKGGDPLENQDQIALPSESEVKADGCTDHLPNDFLTCSGSEIEVHQPISSLGEIPENAESAVNEDNFMGSPIVKIIDHKDSTVKTEHLIDSPKLESSEGGIIQTVDKKSIESSEVHLLGHVENEDIEIIATCDTSGNENFNSIQDSENNLLKKNLNTKLDKSFEEKTESLVEHPRSTELPKTHVALIQKHFSEDNNEMIPMECDSFCSDQNESELEPSVSADAKQLNENSVEHGSQKNMSSSGPSNEKVETVSQPSEIPIDTIDKAKKPRTRRSRFHSPSTTWSPNKDTAREKKRSQSPSPKRETGKESRKSRSPSPKKESARGRRKSRSQSPKKDPRERRKSQSRSPKRDSTREGKRSESLSPKRDTSRENRRSQSRLKDSSPREKSRSRSRERESDRDGPKRDRDRERRTRRWSRSRSRSRSPSRSRTKSKSSSFGRNDRVSYSPRWKERWANDGWRCPRGNDRYRKNDSEKQNENTRKEKNDISPDADDSDSADKHRNDCPSWVTEKINSGPDPRTRNPEKLKDSHWEENRNENAGNSWNKNFGSGWMSNRGRGNRGRGAYRGGFAYTDQNENRWQNRKPLSGNSNSSGNETFKFVEQPYKRKSEQEFSFDTPADRSGWTSASSWAVRKTLPADVQNYYSRRGRNSAGPQSAWMRQEEETTEQDSNLKDQTNQQGDGSQLPINMMQPQMNVMQQQMNAQHQPMNIFPYPVGVHAPLMNLQRNPFNIHPQLPLHLHTGVPLMQVAAPTSVSQGPPPPPPPPPPSQQVSYIASQPDGKQLQGIPSASHVSNNMSTPVLPAPTAAPGNVGTVQGPSSGNTSSSSHSRASNAAVKLAESKVSVTVEASADSSKTDKKLQIQEKAAQEVKLAIKPFYQNKDITKEEYKEIVRKAVDKVCHSKSGEVNSTKVANLVKAYVDKYKYSRKGSQKKTLEEPVSADKNIG, translated from the exons GAAACTCTAAACACAGTGaaatgggaggaaaagaaaatgcaataataaagacaaataag CCTCAAAGATCAAATCCGTGTACAAATCAGTGCTTCAGAAATTTTTTCTCCAATATCTTCTCTTCTAGTAGTCACACTGGGGAATCTGCTTTTACCAGTACAGCTTACTG TACAGAATTTATAGAAGTCAATGAAATCAGTGCGTTGATTAGGCAGAAGAGACAGGAACTGGAATTGTCATGGTTTCCTGATACATTACCTGGAAttggaag aATTAGTTTTATACCCTGGAATATTGAAACAGAAGTGCTTCCTCTCATCTCCTCCTCTGTGTTGCCAAGAACTATTTTTCCAACAAGTACCATATCTTTAGAAAATTTTG GTACTTCTTGCAAAGGATATGCATTAGCACATActcaagaaggagaagagaagaagcaAACTTCTGGTACCTCAAACACCAGAGGATCAAGACGAAAACCAGCAGCAACAACTCCTACAAGGAGATCTACACGTAACACGAGAGCTGAACCAGTCAGTCAGTCTCAGAGGTCCCCAGTATCAAATAATTCTGGGTGTGATGCCCCAGATAGTAATAATCCATCTGTAAGTGTTTCCTCTTCAGGTGAGTCAGAAAAGCAAACAAGACAGGCTCCAAAACGGAAGtctgtaagaagaggaagaaaactacCTTTACTGAAGAAGAAACTTCGGAGCTCTGTACCTCCCCCTGAAAAATCATCTTCCAGTGATTCAGTAGATGAAGAAATAGTAGAATCTGACATACCACCTGTGTTAGAGAAAGAACATCAATCAGATGTAGAAAGTAGTAACACTGTGCAGATAAATGTAGAAAATGAGTCTGCTAATGGCTTGAGAAGTTGCGGTGAGCCAGTAGAAGAAAGTGAGGAACATGGTGAGACCCACGATACAGAGGAAAGAGTAGAATCTGTATATTCTGAATCTGGTACCCAAGCTCCTCCTGTGCTAgttggagaggaggaggaaattCAAAAAGTTGAGAATACAGGTATAGAGGCTAATATGTTATGTCTGGAAAGTGAGATTTCTAAGAATACTTCTGAAAAAGGAGGTGACCCTTTGGAAAATCAAGACCAAATAGCTTTACCTTCAGAATCAGAAGTAAAAGCTGATGGATGTACAGATCATCTTCCAAATGATTTTCTTACATGTTCAGGATCTGAAATCGAAGTACACCAACCTATATCAAGCCTAGGTGAGATCCCTGAGAATGCAGAGTCAGCGGTTAATGAAGACAACTTTATGGGGAGTCCTATAGTAAAAATTATTGATCATAAAGATTCTACAGTAAAAACAGAACATCTTATTGACAGCCCCAAATTAGAATCTTCTGAGGGTGGAATTATACAAACAGTGGACAAAAAATCTATTGAGAGCTCAGAGGTTCATTTGCTTGGGCATGTTGAAAATGAAGATATAGAAATAATTGCAACATGTGATACTTCAGGGAATGAAAATTTCAATAGTATTCAAGACTCTGaaaacaatttattaaaaaaaaatcttaacaccAAATTGGACAAATCTTTCGAAGAAAAGACTGAATCTCTGGTTGAACATCCCAGATCTACAGAATTGCCTAAAACACATGTTGCACTGATTCAGAAGCATTTTAGTGAGGACAATAATGAAATGATACCTATGGAATGTGATTCATTTTGCAGTGACCAGAATGAATCTGAACTCGAACCGTCTGTAAGTGCTGATGCTAAACAATTGAATGAAAATTCTGTGGAGCACGGTTCCCAAAAGAATATGTCATCTTCTGGTCCTTCAAATGAAAAGGTTGAAACTGTGTCTCAGCCATCTGAAATCCCAATAGATACGATAGATAAAGCCAAAAAGCCTCGTACTCGAAGATCTAGATTTCATTCTCCATCTACAACTTGGTCTCCCAACAAAGACACTGCACGAGAAAAGAAGCGGTCTCAGTCTCCATCTCCcaaaagagaaactggaaaagaaagcaggaagtCTCGATCACCATCTCCCAAGAAAGAATCTGCAAGAGGACGGAGAAAATCTCGTTCTCAGTCCCCAAAAAAGGACCCACGAGAAAGGAGGAAATCTCAGTCTCGATCTCCAAAAAGAGATAGCACTAGGgaaggcaaaagatctgaatcaCTCTCCCCAAAAAGAGACACTTCTAGAGAGAACAGAAGATCTCAGTCAAGACTGAAAGATTCCTCCCCAAGAGAAAAATCCAGGTCCcggagcagagaaagagaaagtgatagAGATGGGCCAAAGAGAGATCGAGATAGAGAAAGGAGAACCAGAAGGTGGTCTCGGTCCAGATCTCGTTCTAGGTCACCATCAAGATCTAGAACAAAAAGTAAGAGTTCATCATTTGGTAGAAATGACAGAGTCAGTTATTCTCCTCGATGGAAGGAAAGATGGGCAAACGATGGTTGGAGATGTCCACGAGGAAATGATCGATACAGAAAGAATGactcagagaaacagaatgaaaatacaagaaaagaaaaaaatgacatcagTCCAGATGCTGATGATTCAGATTCTGCTGACAAACATAGAAATGACTGTCCCAGTTGggtaacagaaaaaataaattctgggcCTGATCCGAGGACCAGAAATCCAGAAAAGTTAAAAGATTCTCATtgggaagaaaatagaaatgaaaatgcagggaaTTCTTGGAATAAAAACTTTGGTTCAGGTTGGATGTCGAACCGTGGTAGAGGTAACCGTGGCAGAGGCGCTTACAGAGGTGGTTTTGCCTACACAGATCAAAATGAAAACAGGTGGCAAAACCGAAAACCCCTCTCAGGGAATTCAAATAGTTCAGGGAATGAGACTTTCAAGTTTGTGGAACAGCCCTATAAACGGAAAAGTGAGCAAGAGTTCTCATTTGATACACCGGCAGATAGGTCGGGGTGGACATCTGCATCTAGCTGGGCTGTGAGAAAGACTCTGCCAGCAGATGTACAAAACTACTATTCACGACGAGGGAGGAATTCTGCAGGTCCACAGTCTGCATGGATGAGGCAAGAGGAGGAAACAACTGAACAGG atTCTAACCTAAAAGACCAAACAAACCAACAAGGTGATGGTTCTCAGCTACCTATAAATATGATGCAACCACAAATGAATGTAATGCAGCAACAAATGAATGCACAACACCAGCCTATGAATATCTTCCCATATCCAGTGGGTGTTCATGCTCCTTTGATGAATCTCCAGCGCAATCCGTTTAACATTCATCCTCAGCTGCCCTTGCATCTGCACACAGGAGTACCTCTCATGCAGGTAGCTGCTCCCACCAGTGTATCTCAgggaccaccaccaccaccaccccctccccctccatcccagCAAGTCAGCTACATTGCTTCACAGCCAGATGGAAAGCAATTGCAG GGTATTCCTAGTGCTTCTCATGTAAGTAATAACATGAGTACACCAGTCTTGCCTGCTCcgacagcagccccaggaaatgtGGGAACAGTTCAGGGACCAAGTTCTGGTAATACTTCGTCATCAAGTCACAGCAGAGCTTCTAATGCTGCTGTAAAATTGGCAGAAAGCAAAGTAAGTGTTACAGTGGAAGCCAGCGCAGATAGCTCGAAGACAGACAAG AAATTGCAAATTCAAGAAAAAGCAGCACAGGAGGTAAAATTGGCCATTAAGCcattttatcaaaataaagatATCACCAAGGAAGAATATAAAGAGATTGTGCGGAAAGCGGTAGATAAA gtTTGTCATAGTAAGAGTGGAGAAGTAAATTCTACTAAAGTGGCAAATCTGGTTAAAGCCTATGTAGACAAATACAAATATTCACGGAAGGGAAGCCAAAAGAAAACTCTGGAAGAACCTGTGTCTGCTGATAAAAACATAGGCTGA